The following nucleotide sequence is from Mangifera indica cultivar Alphonso chromosome 1, CATAS_Mindica_2.1, whole genome shotgun sequence.
TCAATATATCTTTGGATATTTTTAGAAAGTCTGCAAAATTTTACAGCTTGGAATACAAAATTGGGGATGACATAAGCATCTGCATCTCCTTTCTTGGTAGGGAAGGGTGGGGTCACTATTAATTTCCTCCTGTCATGGTTTGCATCTCAGATAAGCAGATCATAATGGTTTCTACCACTGTACAGGAGCCTAACAACTTTCCTAGGCTTTGCTTTTATCGAAACTCTGAGAAACTCAGCTCCATACTCTGCAATCGGAATAAAACCAGTGCCCCCTCCACCCCTTTTATGCTGCAATTCAATTCGACACAAAGAAAGCTGTTAGCAGATGAGACAAATCCATTCTATACCATAACTATCTGTTAAAATGAGTTAAAGCGGCACGCAGCTGAGGAGAACATAATTATGAAGACGTTTTGGCTCTCTGATATAATATTCATCATCCTGatctaattaataaatatggaTAAGGCAACAAGATGTCTTGCAGTTGAAACTAAGCATGCAATACTGATATCAACTCAGCAAAAAGAATGTGCAGTCCGCCATGGAAAGTTTCGCATGGCTTACCCTTCTGATGGCCAAAGCTCCTAAATTACATCCATTTGGATGCCAAAGAAACAACAATAAGGACAATCGTATTCACTTGAATGTCGAATTTCAGCAGTTCTAAAACCAATTGTACTGACAAGGAAATAAACCCGACAGTAGGCAGGTCATACTAAAGCAATCAGAaccaaaaatcatatttaagaaAGTTCACATACCTCGTGCTCTGGTATGTAAACAATGACGGGCTGACGACACAATTTTGACAACACCTGGAGCAGAAGTCATGGTCAACGGTCATTATGTAATATTTCACACAGGAGTATACATAACTGCCATGTGTAGGCATACATATGCAGACTAAAGGGAAAGAGAGATAGAGATAATGAAAATCAGCTATAAAATGTTTGCTCactgaaaaacaaataaaagctCCTATTGTGGTTTTTTCTCCACTCACTCCACCAAAAGAGAAATCAAACTCTAAAGCAGATAAGTGGCTTAGTACCTTTCTTTACAGTGGCATATTAGAAAAGTACATCCATGTCAATACAAAGCCTATGTGGTTTTAAGAAAACCTAGAAGCTTGCCAAGCATGATAATTTAGTCTTATTCAGCACTCGGTTGAAAGCTAATTGGGATTGCCGCAAAGAGAATGAACGTATAAATTAAACTCGGAGCTAGGGCatggaaaacaataaaagaacAAACATTAGTCATAACTATATTAGCAAGCCAAATGACACCTCTAGAATTCAATCCACCTCTAGAAATTCAAACTTGCTAACTCactaaatttttcttttgtattttcttcaaGATGACAATATATCAGCAATTGGCAATGCAGTTATCAAGCAAATGATCAACATGCTGAAAAGTATTAGGatgaattcaatcaaatatacATTAAATGGGTACAAACCAGAAGTTCTGACTCCCCTCCCCAGAAATCAGATCTGTTAATGCGCTGGCAGTAACTGCAGAAAGAATTAAGAAAATGTTCAATAGAAGCAAAGCATGAAAACTTGATAAAAGCATACTTCATAATACAAGAGGAGAGCTTCCATATTAAGCGATTAGATTAAAAAACCTACCGTTTCAAAGACTCGTCAACTGTGATTGTGATCAATGCCTCTTCAAACTGTCGCCGTTCACTACCATTATCACATATAACCTCCTTTACAGCCATTCGTAATTCATCtgcatttttataaacaaagtaAAACCACTCACCTAAAACTTAAAGCTATATTACTCTGACCAATCTatggaaaacaaaaattatcatcattttgaTAGCTCAACTTTCTTAACTACGTTTTATACATAAAGAGCTTAACAATTAAGCCCCAGAATccttaatctttatattttgcaCAAGCTCAAAATGACAGAAAAGACCGTTAAATTTGCCACAGTTTATATTTGGAAACAAACTTTATGCACTTTAAGAAGCTATGCAAAACAGAACAATTCATCCACGGTGATCTCATTAATGCTAAATAGAAACAGCATAGCTATCAACTCGTATGTCCATTTTCCAAAAATTGCAAAATGAAATTATCCATAGCATCATCGTATAAGATCAGATAGGATAAAATTTACACTCGTAAATGCTTAAACTTCACAAAGAGCAATATAAACACATAAACATACCTGCATCATCTCTCTCTTGGCGTGAGTTAAGAGAGACACCCTTGTTTAAAGCCATCCCTTTAACCTAATTCACCAATCAGAATTTAGTTCATCAGGCAACAAACACATGTTGCAGAGGTTGGTTAAAATCGTGCTGCAATTCTAAATACCAAGTCTATCTTTCATTTGCCAACCcaatctataaaaatttaaaaaaaaaagggaaagaggaATAAATAGGTGATACCAGTGCTCTAAATAGACAGCGCCCATCACCAGTAACCTTTTGAACTGAATAACGCTCAACTTTCTTCATTGCAGGTCCTCCATTGCCtctaataaacaaaataacGCAAAATTCACAAATTAGAACATAAAAAGTTGAGCTCCATTccaaattttactttaaaaacttttgaaattCATGATAAAGCTGACTCTGGCATCCGTGAGTATGATTTAACGGCAAAATTGGGATGCAAAAGGCTGGAGGGATTTAGTGCTTATCAACATAAAACTTACAGTGGCGGTCCGATTCTGGCGAAGAATAATCGACTGATATCTCTATGGAACGACGCCGTGGTGCATGTTTTTTGGGAGCTTGGATTTGAAATTGAAGCAACTGGCGTAGAGACAAGCTCGAACTTCGCAGTTCCATTCCTCAGCTGCTCAAGAACACTCTCTGCATATGCACaattttagggaaaaaattgttaattaaagaGAAACGAGCCGACAGAGTTACAAGCAATCCTAAATCCTGGTACGATCTGTGTGAGAAAATCTctgaaacaaaaatcaatattGCATTACGGTTTAAAGATTTGCCCGCCATGAACAGCTACGAGAGGAGAGGGAAGGAAAGGAAAGACTGAAGTGAAAAACTTGAAATCGGGCCGCAGATGATAAGGTCCATAAGACTATGGAAATCGACGTCGTTTGGAATCGGACGAATCTTGGTAACAAACTATTTTCGTATTTACGCTGAAgattttgcatatttatttcAGTCTCTCCTAATATTGAACATAATtgtaatggtttttttttttttcccctttaagattaatattatgtgtattcattttgagtatataaatataattatatttatatgtgttattatatgattaaatattattttattttaaattcaaaatcactcaattatgttatgatatataaagtatatatatatttatatacccgaaacaaatacatataattttattataaaaacaatgGGTAAGCCACCTAACAACTACGTTTAAAATTCcctcataaattttttttcccaaatcttgcattatattataaatgacatTTGTATTGGCGGTGCATTCGAGCAAGTTGGATTCGAATAAGGATTAGTAGAGACTCGATTCAATTCTAAAGTAAAAAACTTGAGATTAAGTTTAACTCACTTGAGTTTGAAACAAtcacattaaataataaaaagaattgtttaaaaaaatattaaaaaagacaaaaaaaatcattgataaaGACAATTTTCAATGTAACAACGCAAAGTGAGACATTGATCTTAAATCGAGTTCTTAattgatgaaatgaaattttatattgtgtttGTTTCATTTGAACCATATAATCAAATTGGCTTAGAACATATCCACGTCTACTTTTATTTGTGACTAAAatgatatatcttttaaattatttattattaaatcaaatttaaagaaaaatgtcaCGGAACCCTTATATTTAGTTGGAATAGTTTGAATTAAGTTCAAATAAagattgatttgaattcataaaatttgattcgaattgatGATAAGGCGTTGGACAAACTataggagagaaaaaaataaaggccaatgaggaaaatgaattattaaaatagataaatatattatccttGTTAGTGAAAAAAGtctttaaaaaaagattaccctattaataattttctgacaattcaacaaatttaagatgacttaaattcaaattaaaactacCTCAACTTAATTAAAACTTGAACCAAACATTGAGCGGActctaatattatttagttcaaattatGTAGTTTAGTTTTCATGTAGTCAAAATAAACCTCAAGAAATAGTTCCGGAAATGGAATGGAAGTAAAAAAATGGCTGCTAGTGAGATGGAGTGGAGCCCCAGGAGAGGCAACATCGAAGGTATCGAGACATTAACACGTGCCAGAGAAGGCGGTTAAGGGTTTACAAATGCATTGTTGAAGTTCAACGGCCAAACCGAAAAGAGCTGGCTCATTATGAGCCCAGCAGGTCCATCTTTCTGCATAAGAAGTATCGATgcacacatacatacacacaaaGTTTCTGCTCTCTCTGCTTAGTAACtttttttactatatatttTCTTGACGATCTCCACGATGTCTGATCGTGTCTTTCATTGCCTTAATTATAATCTCCATTTCGTTTTTCTCTTTACAGCTCTTATTCTTCCTCTACTTGAAGATCTCTAATCGTCCGCCATTTTCCTGGTAATTGTTTTTCCCTATATTTCAGctcatttatctttaattttgctacagttttggtatttttgttttatttttgagaaattgatttgaatttattttgagtGGTGAAGTAAGCTCAACGAAACTGGATAGTTGTAGTAGTAATTGTTTTGTTGAACTGaaagtttgtttttattattattattttttcacagatttgattcaatttgagaCATTCGAGAGGTGTTGGGATCTAATTGGTGAGAGGTTAGAGTGATTGGCTTTTGATTGGAGTATGGCGAGTATGTCTCATTCTTCGGTTGCATTTACTGGAGCTTCAGCTTCGGATATTTTTCGGAGCTCCAGGAACGGTGTGAGTGGTGTTCCGTTGAAAGTGTTAGGTAGGACGCGGTTTAGAGTGAATCAGAGTGGATTAGGTGTGACTGCAAAGCTTAGGAAGGTGAAGAAGCATGAGTATCCATGGCCGGATGATGCTGATCCGAATGTGAAAGGTGGAGTACTCTCTCATCTCTCTCCTTTTAAGCCATTGAAGGAGAAGCCAAAGCCTGTAACTTTGGATTTTGAGAGACCGCTTGTTCAGCTGGAAAAGAAGATCATTGATGTAACTGAAACTGTTATGGTCGTTTTCTTTGTTTATGTAGTCAGAATGTGAAgtggtttgatttaattttaagattttgttgGCTGCAGGTGAGGAAGATGGCAAATGAAACTGGTTTGGACTTCTCTGATCAGATAGTATCTTTGGAAAATAAGTATCAACAGGTTTGAAGAATGATACATAATTAGCTTTTGCATTGTAGTTAGTGTAATGAAGCTGAACTTTGCACCTGGTAATCCTATTTATTGTAACGCTATTTGAGAATGTCTTGTCTGCCTTTGTTGAAATCCTTACATTGGTTTCTTCTTTGTTGTTCGTGGATGACAAGTAACATTAATTGGGATATTAGTTAATGAAAAAGGGTATTGAGGAAattaataaacaacaaaaaattctaCCATCTGGCATATGGACTTTGGGTTTGTGTAGTTTGCTGTTTACTGATACATTTGACTGTTGTTCCATAAtccaacattttaaaattttgggttaaGGTTGTGTTCTTTCTATAGGAAGGTCTACTTGAAAAACTCCTCTGATGTTATTCTTCAGAGCAGAAGTGTCTGCTCTTCTTTGCATGGGAGTTTTTTTTTAAGCCTTGATACTTGAAGTTTGAAAGATAGGAATATATTCACAAATTGATGATTTAGGAAAATTTGTAGCTAAATACTGTGTAGAACCTTAAAATTTGAGGGGAGAAAAAATCTTATTCtctgctttttttttccttagccATTAAATTCCATGGAACTAAATGatgcatatttttttcttctcttaattGGTTGGGAAGTGTAACATCCTGGTCCAATAGCATGACCTACTGTTCATATTATTGTCTGCTTTGAATACAATCCGTTACGATTTTTCTTTTGGACTTTATAACCTAAAACATGTTTTGACAATTTAGGAGttcataaactatttaaccaattttttgtTAGTATTCCCAAGTGATGtgaaatgtttatatatatccaACATCTCATCCATGTTttatcaatatgagatttatctAAGAGTGTTACAAGAAGTGAAGGTCTTTATTAAGATTAGCTTACATAAAATATCTTTCCTATATATTGATGCTTGActgtaaacattttttttttgctgcTTGCTGAATATGACAATGTATAATAAGGACACCATACATGATAAACTAGGTGTTATTATAGTGCATGCATATAATTGGTTTATTGTAAAAGTGCTGCATAGATTTGGATGGCCTTCAGAAGCTGAAGGAGATGGTAATCAAGGCTGCGCTGTGTTATTGATGACTTTTCATGTGTAGTTTATTATGTTGGCGCTTATCATTTTACCATTATAATTTGGATTGTTTCTAGCTTGAATTCATCTCAAACTTTTGATGGTTGATTTCAGGCTCTAAAGGATTTGTATACACATCTGACCCCTATACAACGTGTGAATATTGCACGGCATCCTAACAGACCCACTTTCCTTGATCATGTATTTAACATTACTGAGAAGGTCTGGCAATCATACCATCTTTAacataagttttttttatattaaaagccCCAGCAGTGAGATTCATACTAAAACGACTACTCaaaatttctctctttataCCCATGTGTCTAGTTTGTAGAGCTTCATGGAGATCGAGCAGGATATGATGATCCTGCAATTGTTACTGGTATAGGAACCATAGATGGCAGGCGGTACATGTTCATGGGTCACCAAAAGGGTAGGAACACAAAAGAGAACATTCAGCGTAACTTTGGAATGCCTACTCCTCATGGGTATGTCCAATACTAGTTATATAGTTTATAATTACCTCAAAACTTTTCATTACTTTGGAATGAAACTGGCTCTTTTATTAAACTTATTAAGTTACTCATCATATGTTAATTGACAAATGTTTAAACAGTTACCGGAAGGCCCTCCGCATGATGTATTATGCTGATCACCATGGGTTCCCCATAGTTACATTCATTGACACACCTGGTGCATATGCAGACCTAAAATCTGAGGAATTGGGTCAAGTATGTGGAGTATTTaagttaaaaactttagataactCCATCTACTGCTGGCTGAATTGATTGATTTGCTGCTGCATTTGCAGGGTGAAGCCATTGCTCACAATTTGAGGACCATGTTTGGTCTTAAGGTACCAATTATCTCCATTGTTATTGGCGAGGGTGGCTCTGGTGGTGCGCTGGCCATAGGCTGTGCTAATAAATTATTGATGCTTGAAAATGCTGTTTTCTATGTTGCAaggtaattagatattattggCATTTTTTTAACATGTAAATTAGTTCATTTATACTGTTGAGGAAGCGAATCTTTTTTCTCATTCACTATGATTATCCTCATTACTGGGACAAAGAGAGTGGATTTTTGCCATACTTTAGCTATTAAAAACTTAGTTATATTTTGTTTGTGATCTGTTTTCAACTATGCATACTACACCGTTGTTCTCTGTCTTGATTCACATttcaaaatagagaaaaagttgTTGGTCATGCTAAATGAAGGCCAGAAATCTTCTCTTGATAATTCCTGGCTGTGTACCTATTGGAAAAGCATAGgctatactttttttttttttcagctatAGCTTTAATTTGACTGTatcaattttcttctttattcattaattttgtgaATCATATCTTTGTCTACATTTTCGTCCGCTGAttccatcttcattttttatggtGTAGTCCAGAAGCATGTGCAGCTATATTGTGGAAAAGCGCCAAAGCTGCCCCAAAGGTTATACAGTGTCAATGATCCCGTGCTTGTCTATCAACAAATCaagatttatttgattaagatggctgaaagatttttttttttggtaggcAGCTGAGAAGCTGAAGATTACTTCTATTGAGTTGTGCAAGCTACAAATTGCAGATGCCGTGATCCCTGTAATAAATTTCTCCTACATTATTCATCTTTCATTCTTTGTCCATCCTAGGTATTTTTGAACCCTTGATAGAAAGCAGTTTCTCCTAACTGGACTGACTTGCGCATTCATTCCAATTTTTGACATTAAAAAAGAATTCTGTATCATTTCTCTTTTCTCCCTTCTTGGTGCTGTCACAATAgatgaaatttgttatttaCTGACAGTACTATATGTTAATTTCTGTGGCatcttaaaatattttccatttaTACACAGGAGCCTCTAGGAGGTGCACATGCTGACCCTTCTTGGACTTCACAACAGATAAAACAAGCTATAAATGAATCAATGGATGTGAGTACAATAATACTAGTTCTTCAATGATATACTCTTATCTATTCTTATTTTAACGTAGATCTTTGGTTTTTACAGGAGCTTCTGAAGATGGACACACAACAGCTACTAAAACATCGCATGCTTAAGTTCCGGAAAATTGGTGGATTTCAAGAAGGAATCCCCATTGATCCGGAGAGAAAAGTcaacatgaaaaagaaagaagaaccTATTTTTGGCCAGacttcaaatgaaaaattggaGGGTGAGGTTGAACATCTGAAACAGCAAATTTTGAAAGCTAAGGAGACATCAACAACACCTCCAGAAGTGGCTCTGAATCAGATGTTAGAGAAACTGAAAAGAGAGGTTGATCATGAGTTTTTTGAGGCAATTAAAGCCATGGGCTTGCAGGACAGGCTTGCTATGTTGCGAGAAGAATATTTGAGTGCAAGTTCTGGGGATCAACTCATGCATCCAGTTTTGATGGACAAGATAGCAAAGTTTAAAGATGAGCTTGACCAAGGCCTGTCTGCAGCTCCTAATTATGGAAGCCTGAAATATAAGCTTGACATGTTGAAGGAATTCTCTAAAGCCAAGAGTTTATCAGAGCGCAAAAGCAAGGCTTCTAGATTGAAGCAGGATatcaatgaaaaattcaaagaaatcaTTGGTCAATCTGATTTAAAAGAGAAGATGGAAGCATTAAAGGCTGAAATTCAGGAGTCTGGGGTATCCAATTTAGGGGATCTAGATGAAGAGGTGAAGGAGAGAATTGTGTCAGTGAAACAAGAGATAGAGTCAGAACTAACCAATGTTCTCAAGTCCATGGGTCTGGAGATTGTGGATGTAAAATCAAAGAAGGCTGGAGAGCTCAGTGAAGAGACttcattttcaaacttcaagGGTAAGATGGACAAATTGAAtgaagaaattaacaaaaaaatagaagatGTTATTAAATCGTCAGATCTGAAAGCCACGATTGAATTTCTGAAGTTGGAGAGAGCAAAGGCAGGGAAGGCGCCAGATATTACATCGAAAAATAAGATTGAGGCACTAGAGCGACAAATTAAGCAAAAGCTTTCAAAGGCTATAAGCTCCTCTGAATTAAAGAAGCAGCATGAGGATCTGATGGCTGAGATCTCTGAAACCACAGAGTCTGTTGGAGGATTAGATGAAAGTTTGAAGACCGACACTTCCAACTATGATGAGTCCACAGTAGAGATTAATGTGGGTGCAAACAGCAGCTTTGCTTAGTGTAAGTTGATCTTTTCTCAGCACTCATAATTTCTTTGATGATTTTAGTTAAATCTTACATGGAACTTAGAATTTTTATGTGACTGTTTGGAATGATTGGAGATCAAGAAGGACTCTTACATCACCACCTCAAGGCCTAGAAGATCAGATTCTAGTTATAATGTTTTATAGTGTTGCATACTTTGTGCTTACTGGATAATTGGTGATGAAAGATTGCCAAGGTTCGTAAATCCAATTTTTTGAAGGGGTGGATTCGAACCAAGTCGAGTCTGAACAAGGGTAAGCTCAAAGTTATCTCAAATCTATAATGATTAGCTCATGATTGAGTTTGGCTTGCTTGATTGACCATGAGTTTGTTGGAAAATTTGTTGGagatgaaaaagaagatgaatttgGCAGCAACTTAGTAGCAACTAGATTGAGTTGAGCTGGGGCTACTCCTACTCAAGCTCAGCAATGAGCCAGCTCAAgccattttttgtttttatgaaaataattccCTTGAATTGCctgattaaaattttcttgtgtTGTGCAGTATTTATGTTTCTATCAGAACATTACTGGTGAAGTGCAAAGCAGTTAGCAGTGATTGATCAGGCACATGGAATTGCATCAACCTTCTTTCAGACAGGATACTAGCACTGCGTGGTCACCTTTGCTAGAGGTCTTGCAGTCGCACAAGCACAAGGAGTACACTGTTCCTGGTTGAGCACATTTCTTGCTGTAACTTTTTCTGTTCATTTATCCTTGTTTTCATTACTTTATTTTGGTGGAAACAGTGTATAGATTAAGTGAGAGCAAAGGGGAAACTAAATATCATGCTTCCAAATGTCAGGAATAAGCCTTTTTTCTGAGTATTTCTATTTTATGTCACGTTATCACGTAAAAACCCATCTTTTGCTGTCAACTTGTCATCGTTATAATTTATGAGTATGGGAACGCGGTATACATTTGGTTAAGGCAGATCACCAGCTCTGATTTCTATTGCGGTGAAATTTGTGTCGGATCTTTGTTTGACTTGCATTTCTGATTAGATATCTTCTCAATTTAGCTCTTAGTCTGaagaaatttcattttgaattcagCTCGGCCTCAAACCCTCTTGCCTCCCTTGTGTTGTTGCTATGGAGTTCATCTTATTGCTAATTCCTCTTATTTGGtgacttttgttttttaacGATTCTTctgaattcaaatatatttcttcaaatattcTTCCTTTTGTAGAcaagttttcttcttttgtttaataatttgaaCAAA
It contains:
- the LOC123192643 gene encoding OVARIAN TUMOR DOMAIN-containing deubiquitinating enzyme 3, with product MAGKSLNQSVLEQLRNGTAKFELVSTPVASISNPSSQKTCTTASFHRDISRLFFARIGPPLGNGGPAMKKVERYSVQKVTGDGRCLFRALVKGMALNKGVSLNSRQERDDADELRMAVKEVICDNGSERRQFEEALITITVDESLKRYCQRINRSDFWGGESELLVLSKLCRQPVIVYIPEHEHKRGGGGTGFIPIAEYGAEFLRVSIKAKPRKVVRLLYSGRNHYDLLI
- the LOC123192616 gene encoding acetyl-coenzyme A carboxylase carboxyl transferase subunit alpha, chloroplastic-like, producing the protein MASMSHSSVAFTGASASDIFRSSRNGVSGVPLKVLGRTRFRVNQSGLGVTAKLRKVKKHEYPWPDDADPNVKGGVLSHLSPFKPLKEKPKPVTLDFERPLVQLEKKIIDVRKMANETGLDFSDQIVSLENKYQQALKDLYTHLTPIQRVNIARHPNRPTFLDHVFNITEKFVELHGDRAGYDDPAIVTGIGTIDGRRYMFMGHQKGRNTKENIQRNFGMPTPHGYRKALRMMYYADHHGFPIVTFIDTPGAYADLKSEELGQGEAIAHNLRTMFGLKVPIISIVIGEGGSGGALAIGCANKLLMLENAVFYVASPEACAAILWKSAKAAPKAAEKLKITSIELCKLQIADAVIPEPLGGAHADPSWTSQQIKQAINESMDELLKMDTQQLLKHRMLKFRKIGGFQEGIPIDPERKVNMKKKEEPIFGQTSNEKLEGEVEHLKQQILKAKETSTTPPEVALNQMLEKLKREVDHEFFEAIKAMGLQDRLAMLREEYLSASSGDQLMHPVLMDKIAKFKDELDQGLSAAPNYGSLKYKLDMLKEFSKAKSLSERKSKASRLKQDINEKFKEIIGQSDLKEKMEALKAEIQESGVSNLGDLDEEVKERIVSVKQEIESELTNVLKSMGLEIVDVKSKKAGELSEETSFSNFKGKMDKLNEEINKKIEDVIKSSDLKATIEFLKLERAKAGKAPDITSKNKIEALERQIKQKLSKAISSSELKKQHEDLMAEISETTESVGGLDESLKTDTSNYDESTVEINVGANSSFA